The following proteins are encoded in a genomic region of Cryptomeria japonica chromosome 11, Sugi_1.0, whole genome shotgun sequence:
- the LOC131071623 gene encoding serine/threonine-protein kinase TIO-like has product MAGYSLQSTGKSDNVLALFVATPFPKAKCLGLFLKSSCRMGVENYHVVELVGEGSFGKVYKGRRKYTRQTVAMKFILKYGKSEKDR; this is encoded by the exons ATGGCGGGCTATAGCTTGCAATCAACAGGAAAAAGTGACAATGTTTTGGCTTTATTTGTCGCGACTCCTTTTCCTAAGGCCAAATGCTTAGGATTGTTTCTCAAAAGCAG TTGTAGGATGGGTGTGGAGAATTATCATGTTGTAGAGTTAGTTGGTGAAGGTTCATTTGGAAAGGTGTATAAAGGAAGACGGAAGTACACGAGGCAG ACTGTTGCAATGAAGTTTATTCTGAAATATGGTAAGAGTGAAAAAGACAGATAA